The following proteins come from a genomic window of Sesamum indicum cultivar Zhongzhi No. 13 linkage group LG10, S_indicum_v1.0, whole genome shotgun sequence:
- the LOC105171964 gene encoding transcription factor bHLH113 isoform X1 produces MHRDIQRQRRGVKSGEIKKKMMQHKRSPISIDQSSFMSLMPKRLKTDVTLSSKEKKEKVSERISALQQLVSPYGKTDTASVLLEAMEYINFLHEQVKVLSAPYLYNTPVQAQGEEPCSLKSKGLCLVPISFTVGVVSSNGADIWAPIKTSHLNSRRSISDEVSVVTHS; encoded by the exons ATGCACAGAGATATACAGAGACAAAGAAGAGGGGTAAAG TCAGGGGAAAtaaagaagaagatgatgcAACACAAAAGAAGCCCCATCTCCATTGATCAAAGTAGCTTCATGAGCTTGATGCCAAAACGATTGAAGACTGATGTAACTCTCTCTTCCAAG gagaagaaagagaaggtGAGTGAACGGATTTCTGCTCTTCAACAACTGGTATCACCATATGGGAAG ACAGATACAGCTTCAGTCCTCCTGGAGGCAATGGAGTACATAAATTTCCTTCACGAACAGGTCAAG GTATTAAGTGCTCCATATCTATACAATACACCGGTGCAGGCACAG GGTGAGGAACCATGCAGCCTAAAATCCAAAGGCCTGTGTCTTGTCCCGATTTCATTCACCGTTGGAGTTGTGAGCAGCAATGGCGCCGATATATGGGCTCCCATTAAAACCAGCCACCTCAACTCAAGAAGATCGATTTCAGATGAAGTATCAGTAGTAACACATAGTTGA
- the LOC105171964 gene encoding transcription factor bHLH113 isoform X2, producing the protein MMQHKRSPISIDQSSFMSLMPKRLKTDVTLSSKEKKEKVSERISALQQLVSPYGKTDTASVLLEAMEYINFLHEQVKVLSAPYLYNTPVQAQGEEPCSLKSKGLCLVPISFTVGVVSSNGADIWAPIKTSHLNSRRSISDEVSVVTHS; encoded by the exons atgatgcAACACAAAAGAAGCCCCATCTCCATTGATCAAAGTAGCTTCATGAGCTTGATGCCAAAACGATTGAAGACTGATGTAACTCTCTCTTCCAAG gagaagaaagagaaggtGAGTGAACGGATTTCTGCTCTTCAACAACTGGTATCACCATATGGGAAG ACAGATACAGCTTCAGTCCTCCTGGAGGCAATGGAGTACATAAATTTCCTTCACGAACAGGTCAAG GTATTAAGTGCTCCATATCTATACAATACACCGGTGCAGGCACAG GGTGAGGAACCATGCAGCCTAAAATCCAAAGGCCTGTGTCTTGTCCCGATTTCATTCACCGTTGGAGTTGTGAGCAGCAATGGCGCCGATATATGGGCTCCCATTAAAACCAGCCACCTCAACTCAAGAAGATCGATTTCAGATGAAGTATCAGTAGTAACACATAGTTGA